One window from the genome of Mucilaginibacter ginsenosidivorans encodes:
- a CDS encoding DUF2238 domain-containing protein, which produces MNKYLTLVILFFAGLIISAINPHDYFTWILEVFPAILGFLALLLTFKRFRFTYLTYVFILLHCYVLFIGGHYTYAMVPAFDWIRDVFHQTRNNYDKVGHFFQGFVPAMIIREIFIRRDVIQRKGWIAFLTICVCATISVLYELLEWLVSVTSGSAGDSFLGTQGDIWDTQSDMLFAIIGATCMVLLLSKVQDLRISKMQT; this is translated from the coding sequence ATGAATAAATACCTAACCCTCGTTATCCTGTTCTTCGCAGGCCTTATCATTTCGGCAATAAACCCACATGATTACTTTACCTGGATACTGGAAGTTTTTCCTGCTATATTGGGCTTCCTGGCGTTATTGCTTACATTTAAGCGGTTCAGGTTCACTTATCTAACCTATGTTTTTATCCTGCTGCATTGCTACGTGCTGTTTATCGGCGGGCATTACACTTATGCGATGGTGCCTGCGTTCGACTGGATACGCGATGTGTTCCATCAAACACGGAACAACTATGACAAAGTGGGCCATTTTTTCCAGGGATTTGTTCCGGCAATGATCATCAGGGAAATATTCATACGGCGCGATGTTATTCAAAGAAAAGGCTGGATAGCTTTCCTTACCATTTGTGTTTGCGCCACTATCAGCGTATTATATGAACTGTTGGAATGGTTGGTATCTGTCACATCCGGTTCGGCGGGCGATTCGTTCCTTGGCACACAGGGCGATATATGGGATACACAGTCAGATATGTTGTTCGCAATTATCGGCGCAACTTGTATGGTGCTGCTGTTATCAAAGGTACAGGACCTGCGTATATCCAAAATGCAAACCTGA
- a CDS encoding VCBS repeat-containing protein, translated as MKRILTTMGFVNNNRRGRHISLLCLLLSVMSAGLFSCGRKKGAVPALFELLDSTKTGVTFNNKLTDDDYPGILNYLYFYNGGGVAVGDINNDGLPDLFFTSNKKGGNKLYLNKGNYRFEDVTGKAGVAGDADWCTGVTMADVNNDGYLDIYVCAVAGKLQFKGHNMLYINNHDGTFTERSAEYGLDFSGYSTQAVFFDYNHDGKLDCYLLNQSNHSVDTYGDTSLRRKVNNLAGSKLYLNDNGHFKDVTERAGIYSSALGYGLGVAVGDVNNDGWEDIYVGNDFHENDYYYINNHDGTFTESGAKHFNHYSRFSMGDDMADFNNDGQLDIVTADMLPGDEKVLKSYMGDESYDQYKYKITSGGFQYQYSRNCLQKNLGNGEAFCEVGLMDGVYATDWSWSPLLADFDNDGIKDIFVANGIKRRPTDMDYISFISSLSVQGMLMSGHGLDATAVSKMPDGESHSYIFKGTKSEKFIDESAAWGIKDAMLSNGAVYADLNNDGHLDLVTNNLNHAACIYKNIATNSHYLELKFTGNPDNDFGIGVKAYVFCGKQMQYEQLMLTRGFQSSVEPKLHFGLGGNKSIDSLLIVWPNQSYQVIKNVKADQLLKIGEKNAGGQFNYSKFFPSPSPALRDVTTEMRVNWSHHEDDFVDFNQQPLIPHMLSREGPRVAVADVNHDGLDDFYVCGGKDQPGALFIQKPGGGFAESAQPDLVKDAASEDVDAVFVDVNKDGNPDLYVASGGSELRDGAPALADRLYLNDGKGHFKRSDNIPSMLFNKAAVAVADVDHDGYPDIFVAGASAGFGFGKMPDSYLLMNDKTGHFKPVEIPEELKQAGMIRSAAFADLDNDGWPDLVVAGEWMPVKVFMNKNGHFVLQHNAGMDNLSGWWQKVQLADIDGDGKIDIIAGNYGMNSKLKPTAPDPIKLYLADIDKNGTIDPLMTYSIGQQEYTFLGKGDIEKQVPIIKKKFLYYHDFAGKTVGEVFGDSLKGVKPLMVNSFESGVFYNKGNGNFAFKAFPASAQCSPLFGFASLTGNKKGLLAGGNFGGVVPYEGRYDADYGDVMLLDKNKSFAGLSPVSSGFLLRGEVRDIKPVKIASGRVYVVAFNNKPLRFFKQINN; from the coding sequence TTGAAAAGGATATTAACGACAATGGGTTTTGTCAATAATAACCGGAGGGGAAGGCACATTTCCCTGCTTTGCCTGTTGCTATCGGTAATGTCAGCCGGTTTGTTCTCGTGCGGGCGAAAAAAGGGCGCTGTCCCGGCATTATTTGAGCTACTGGATTCGACAAAAACCGGTGTTACTTTTAATAATAAATTAACCGACGACGACTACCCGGGCATACTGAACTACCTGTATTTTTACAACGGCGGGGGTGTTGCGGTGGGCGATATTAACAACGACGGGTTACCCGATCTTTTTTTTACATCGAACAAAAAAGGGGGCAACAAATTATACCTTAACAAGGGGAATTACAGATTTGAGGATGTTACCGGAAAAGCGGGGGTTGCAGGCGATGCCGATTGGTGTACCGGGGTTACAATGGCTGACGTTAATAACGATGGCTACCTTGATATTTATGTTTGTGCGGTTGCCGGCAAGCTGCAATTTAAAGGGCACAATATGCTCTATATCAACAATCATGATGGCACCTTTACCGAACGGTCCGCAGAATATGGACTCGACTTCTCGGGCTATTCAACCCAGGCTGTATTTTTTGACTATAACCACGATGGCAAGCTGGATTGCTACCTGCTGAACCAATCGAACCATTCGGTAGATACTTACGGGGACACGTCGCTGCGCCGTAAGGTAAATAACCTGGCGGGCAGTAAATTGTACCTGAACGATAACGGGCATTTTAAGGATGTAACCGAAAGGGCGGGTATTTACAGCAGCGCTTTAGGCTATGGTTTGGGCGTAGCGGTAGGTGACGTGAACAACGACGGGTGGGAAGATATTTATGTAGGAAATGATTTTCACGAAAATGATTACTACTATATCAATAATCATGACGGCACTTTCACCGAATCGGGAGCGAAGCATTTTAACCACTATAGCCGCTTTAGCATGGGCGATGATATGGCCGACTTTAACAACGATGGTCAATTGGACATTGTAACGGCCGATATGCTACCCGGCGATGAGAAAGTCCTGAAAAGTTATATGGGCGATGAGTCGTATGATCAGTACAAATACAAGATCACAAGCGGTGGTTTCCAATACCAGTACTCGCGCAATTGCCTGCAGAAGAACCTGGGCAACGGCGAGGCTTTTTGCGAAGTCGGGCTGATGGACGGCGTGTATGCCACCGACTGGAGCTGGAGCCCCTTGTTGGCTGATTTTGATAACGACGGTATTAAGGACATTTTTGTGGCGAACGGTATAAAACGCCGGCCTACGGACATGGACTACATCAGTTTCATTTCCAGCCTGTCGGTACAGGGGATGCTGATGAGCGGGCATGGACTTGATGCTACAGCTGTATCGAAAATGCCTGATGGCGAATCGCACAGCTATATTTTTAAAGGGACAAAGAGCGAAAAATTCATTGATGAAAGCGCGGCATGGGGCATTAAAGATGCAATGCTTTCCAACGGCGCTGTTTATGCTGACCTAAACAACGACGGTCATCTGGACCTGGTAACCAACAACCTGAACCATGCAGCCTGTATCTATAAAAATATTGCGACCAATAGTCATTACCTCGAATTGAAATTTACCGGTAACCCCGATAATGACTTTGGCATTGGCGTAAAGGCCTATGTTTTTTGCGGGAAGCAGATGCAATACGAGCAATTGATGCTGACGCGCGGATTCCAGTCGTCGGTTGAACCGAAACTGCACTTCGGGCTGGGCGGCAATAAAAGTATCGATAGCCTGCTTATCGTCTGGCCAAACCAATCGTACCAGGTCATCAAAAATGTAAAAGCAGATCAGTTGCTTAAGATCGGGGAAAAAAATGCCGGCGGACAATTCAATTATAGTAAGTTTTTCCCTTCACCCTCCCCGGCACTTAGAGATGTCACTACAGAGATGCGGGTGAATTGGTCGCACCATGAGGATGATTTTGTCGATTTCAACCAGCAGCCGCTGATACCTCACATGCTGTCGAGGGAAGGCCCGCGTGTGGCGGTTGCCGATGTGAACCACGACGGCCTCGATGATTTTTATGTTTGCGGAGGAAAGGACCAGCCCGGCGCATTGTTCATTCAGAAACCGGGAGGAGGTTTTGCAGAATCGGCTCAGCCTGATCTGGTAAAAGATGCTGCCAGTGAAGACGTTGACGCTGTTTTTGTCGATGTAAATAAAGACGGCAACCCCGATCTTTACGTCGCAAGCGGCGGCAGCGAACTACGGGATGGTGCACCGGCCCTCGCCGACCGCCTGTACCTGAATGACGGCAAAGGACATTTCAAACGGTCGGACAATATTCCGTCAATGCTGTTCAATAAGGCCGCTGTTGCCGTTGCCGATGTCGACCACGACGGGTACCCGGACATATTTGTGGCAGGCGCCTCAGCTGGTTTCGGGTTTGGGAAAATGCCCGATTCGTACCTGCTGATGAATGATAAAACCGGGCATTTTAAACCGGTGGAAATACCAGAAGAGCTTAAACAAGCAGGCATGATACGCTCGGCCGCTTTTGCCGACCTGGACAATGATGGCTGGCCTGACCTGGTGGTAGCCGGCGAGTGGATGCCGGTGAAAGTGTTTATGAATAAAAACGGTCATTTTGTTTTACAGCATAATGCCGGGATGGATAATTTATCGGGCTGGTGGCAAAAAGTACAGCTTGCCGACATTGATGGGGACGGGAAAATCGACATCATCGCCGGCAACTACGGTATGAACTCTAAACTTAAGCCAACCGCTCCCGACCCCATCAAACTATACCTGGCGGATATTGATAAGAACGGCACCATCGATCCGTTAATGACCTACAGCATAGGACAGCAGGAATACACCTTCCTGGGCAAGGGCGATATTGAAAAGCAGGTGCCTATTATCAAAAAGAAATTTCTTTACTACCATGACTTTGCCGGTAAGACCGTCGGCGAGGTTTTTGGCGACTCGCTGAAAGGGGTTAAACCGTTAATGGTTAATTCATTTGAATCAGGTGTTTTCTATAACAAAGGGAACGGTAATTTTGCCTTCAAAGCGTTCCCTGCATCGGCACAATGTTCACCGCTGTTTGGTTTTGCATCGTTAACAGGGAATAAAAAAGGGTTACTGGCAGGTGGCAACTTTGGGGGGGTAGTGCCTTACGAGGGCAGGTATGATGCCGACTATGGCGACGTGATGCTTTTGGACAAGAACAAAAGTTTCGCAGGCCTGTCGCCGGTTTCTTCTGGTTTCCTGTTGAGGGGCGAGGTGCGGGATATTAAACCTGTAAAAATAGCAAGCGGCAGGGTATACGTAGTCGCATTTAATAATAAGCCGCTTAGGTTTTTTAAGCAGATAAATAATTGA
- a CDS encoding LiaF domain-containing protein gives MNYESTVIPNEEDMVFLNSVFSNIEKTILSKDFKGGHITNVFGNTELDFTNADLQGHAVLDLSLAFGAISITVPCDWRVETDLSQVLASVDDYRNDIYKSRNSDKLLVIKGNSVCSNVEIQHNC, from the coding sequence ATGAATTACGAGTCAACAGTGATACCCAACGAGGAAGATATGGTCTTCCTGAATTCAGTTTTCAGCAACATCGAAAAAACTATCCTGTCAAAAGATTTCAAGGGCGGGCATATTACCAATGTGTTTGGCAATACCGAGCTGGATTTTACCAACGCCGACCTGCAAGGTCACGCCGTGCTCGACCTATCACTGGCCTTCGGCGCTATCAGCATCACCGTTCCCTGCGACTGGCGCGTGGAAACCGATCTTAGTCAAGTGCTCGCATCTGTAGACGATTACCGCAACGACATTTACAAAAGCCGCAATTCCGACAAGTTGCTGGTTATCAAAGGCAACTCGGTTTGCTCCAATGTCGAGATACAGCATAATTGCTGA
- a CDS encoding glycoside hydrolase family 130 protein, with amino-acid sequence MLKPLLFICLVLLSVNTYTAKPVHHKPATKSTISKDTADSWALLPFIKLDKANPILGPGKGVFTDPIRKAKVAWEEKDVFNPAIVTRNGKVYMLYRAQDKAGTSRIGLATSTDAVHFVRSPHPVFYPDNDAQKPQEWEGGCEDPRVVRDDKGFYYMTYTAYDGKLARLFIATSVDLLHWRKCGNVFSKAYHGKYLNKWAKSGSIVSKYVDGQAVAVKINGKYWMYWGDTQIFIATSTDLINWTPVEMKKGEHPPVPLRDAALTVSDLKVVLPTRTGKFDSDLVESGPPAMITDKGILLIYNSKNLATGGDKSLPAGTYAAAQALFDRNDPTKILHRMDHYFIKPEKPYEITGQVGQVCFLEGLTQFKGAWYIYYGTADSKIAVAKH; translated from the coding sequence ATGCTCAAACCATTACTATTCATCTGTTTAGTTTTATTATCGGTAAATACATATACCGCAAAACCGGTTCATCATAAACCTGCTACAAAAAGCACGATCAGCAAGGACACCGCTGATTCGTGGGCGCTGCTTCCTTTTATCAAACTGGACAAAGCAAACCCGATTCTTGGGCCGGGAAAAGGGGTATTTACCGACCCGATACGGAAGGCAAAAGTAGCCTGGGAAGAAAAGGATGTTTTTAACCCGGCCATTGTTACCCGTAACGGGAAAGTTTACATGCTTTACCGCGCACAGGATAAAGCCGGCACGTCACGTATCGGGCTGGCCACCAGCACGGATGCGGTGCATTTTGTACGGTCGCCGCATCCTGTTTTTTACCCGGATAACGATGCCCAAAAGCCACAGGAATGGGAAGGCGGTTGCGAGGACCCAAGGGTAGTAAGGGACGACAAAGGTTTTTATTATATGACCTATACCGCATACGATGGTAAATTGGCCAGGCTTTTCATAGCTACATCAGTAGATCTTTTACACTGGAGAAAATGCGGGAACGTATTTAGCAAAGCCTATCATGGTAAATACCTTAATAAGTGGGCGAAGTCGGGATCCATCGTATCAAAATATGTTGACGGGCAAGCCGTCGCCGTCAAAATAAACGGGAAATACTGGATGTACTGGGGCGATACGCAAATATTTATAGCCACTTCGACCGACCTGATCAACTGGACACCTGTTGAAATGAAAAAAGGTGAACATCCGCCCGTTCCTTTGCGGGATGCGGCGCTTACCGTATCCGACCTGAAAGTAGTACTGCCAACCCGAACAGGGAAATTCGATAGCGATTTGGTAGAATCAGGTCCGCCTGCAATGATCACCGATAAAGGTATTCTACTGATCTATAACAGTAAGAACCTCGCTACCGGAGGGGATAAATCGCTTCCGGCAGGCACCTACGCTGCCGCCCAGGCTTTGTTCGATAGAAATGACCCTACTAAAATACTCCACCGCATGGATCACTATTTTATTAAGCCGGAAAAGCCTTATGAAATTACCGGCCAGGTTGGGCAGGTTTGTTTTTTGGAAGGGCTTACGCAATTTAAAGGCGCATGGTATATCTATTATGGCACAGCCGATTCAAAGATCGCGGTAGCGAAACACTAA
- a CDS encoding glycoside hydrolase family 65 protein, whose product MNKLYLRLFSICLFFSTIASAQDEWIVKADKINPSNYYGVTVANGMIGIVSSPEPFKVKNVVLAGAYDLYGRGRVSNFLNSFNLLNMYLEINDKRIDAGNISNFKQELDMQHAAFTTSFDFGDEAAVKYTYYSLRNLPFTVLMDISVTAKKPIKITAASVMEAPDALKDVQNYYNEIDRPHVTISLLTSTAKSPTGKLQLCASNTFLFNEQHGQEPRVIHEMWDNNMHLMKFSKTIAAGQTYQYAVAGSSITSAHDADPLNQAERLTMFAKLEGRDRLIQYHKQAWDELWKSDIKIEGDPQVQQDVHSMLYHLYSFSRAGTAYSPSPMGLSGLGYNGHVFWDADLWMFPAVLVLHPDIAKSMVEYRFQRLAMAKQNAFAHGYKGAMFPWESADSGVEETPVWALSGPFEHHITADVALAAWKYYCVTQDKQWLQEKGWPILSATADFWTSRVERNGPGHYDIKDVVAADEWAENVDNNAFTNAAAKANLQFATEAAKILGLKADPDWQVVADNIPILKFPDGVTKEFAAYHGEGIKQADVNLLAYPLNTITDPAQIKKDLEYYETRVPNAGTPAMTQAVFALLYARLGNGEKAYHFFKDAYEPNLNPPFRVIAETKGGTNPYFATGAGGIIQSLLMGFGGLDITDKGIVQVKSKLPSKWKSITITGVGPDKKTYIVK is encoded by the coding sequence ATGAATAAATTGTATTTAAGGTTATTCAGTATATGCCTTTTTTTCAGCACGATAGCGAGTGCCCAGGATGAATGGATAGTCAAGGCAGATAAAATAAATCCTTCGAATTACTACGGCGTAACTGTGGCCAATGGTATGATAGGCATTGTATCCTCGCCGGAGCCCTTTAAGGTAAAAAATGTGGTGTTAGCCGGCGCCTATGATCTTTACGGGCGCGGGCGCGTGAGCAACTTCCTGAACAGTTTTAACCTGCTCAATATGTACCTGGAGATCAATGACAAACGTATTGACGCGGGTAACATCAGCAATTTTAAGCAGGAACTGGACATGCAGCATGCTGCGTTTACCACCAGTTTTGATTTTGGGGACGAAGCCGCTGTAAAATACACTTACTACTCGCTGCGTAATTTACCCTTTACGGTTTTGATGGATATTTCGGTAACCGCCAAAAAGCCGATCAAAATAACCGCTGCCAGCGTGATGGAGGCGCCGGATGCCTTGAAAGATGTTCAGAATTACTATAACGAGATAGACCGGCCGCATGTAACCATCAGTTTGCTGACATCGACGGCAAAAAGCCCGACTGGAAAACTGCAACTATGTGCATCTAATACCTTTTTGTTTAACGAGCAGCACGGGCAGGAGCCCAGGGTGATACACGAGATGTGGGATAACAATATGCACCTGATGAAGTTCAGTAAAACCATCGCTGCGGGGCAAACCTACCAATATGCTGTGGCGGGTTCGTCGATTACTTCGGCACACGATGCCGACCCGCTGAACCAGGCCGAACGATTGACCATGTTTGCCAAGTTGGAGGGCCGTGACCGGCTGATACAATACCATAAGCAAGCATGGGACGAGCTTTGGAAAAGCGACATCAAAATTGAGGGCGACCCGCAGGTGCAGCAGGATGTACATAGTATGTTGTATCATTTGTATTCGTTCTCTCGCGCGGGAACAGCTTATTCCCCATCGCCGATGGGATTATCGGGGTTAGGATACAACGGCCACGTTTTTTGGGACGCCGATCTATGGATGTTCCCGGCGGTACTGGTGTTGCACCCTGATATTGCAAAATCGATGGTCGAGTACCGGTTTCAGCGATTAGCCATGGCAAAGCAAAATGCTTTTGCACACGGATACAAAGGGGCGATGTTCCCCTGGGAAAGTGCCGACAGCGGGGTGGAGGAAACTCCGGTTTGGGCATTGAGCGGCCCTTTCGAACATCATATTACAGCTGATGTTGCGCTGGCGGCCTGGAAATATTACTGCGTAACGCAGGATAAACAATGGTTGCAGGAAAAAGGCTGGCCCATATTATCAGCCACAGCCGACTTTTGGACAAGTCGTGTTGAGCGGAACGGCCCCGGCCATTACGACATTAAGGACGTGGTAGCTGCGGACGAATGGGCCGAAAATGTTGATAACAACGCCTTTACCAACGCGGCAGCGAAAGCGAACCTGCAATTTGCCACAGAAGCTGCCAAAATCCTCGGCCTTAAAGCTGATCCCGATTGGCAGGTAGTAGCCGATAATATCCCGATCCTGAAATTTCCGGATGGAGTGACCAAAGAATTTGCTGCTTACCATGGCGAAGGTATTAAGCAGGCCGACGTAAACCTGCTGGCTTACCCGCTGAATACGATAACTGACCCGGCACAAATAAAAAAAGACCTGGAGTATTATGAAACCCGGGTTCCGAACGCGGGTACGCCCGCGATGACGCAGGCGGTGTTCGCCCTGCTGTATGCAAGGCTGGGAAATGGCGAGAAGGCTTACCACTTTTTTAAAGATGCCTATGAACCGAACCTGAATCCGCCTTTCAGGGTAATTGCCGAGACCAAGGGCGGAACAAACCCATATTTTGCCACAGGTGCTGGGGGTATTATCCAAAGCCTGCTGATGGGGTTCGGCGGTTTGGATATAACGGACAAGGGGATTGTCCAGGTCAAAAGCAAGCTTCCCTCAAAATGGAAATCGATCACCATAACCGGGGTTGGTCCTGACAAAAAGACTTATATTGTTAAATGA
- a CDS encoding glucoamylase family protein gives MKRSISILLLFCLCGSQLFAQRQAKKPVVHATIKPVGIVKNIPDSVLLDIVQRQTFRYFWNFAHPVSGLARERDNTVHAEYYWDYINEADDVPNFSKGTFGPEACAIGGSGFGIMATVVAVNRGWIGRDTALKRLVKIVDFLAKADCYHGIYPHFMNGVTGKTIPFGRLDDGADIVETSYLFMGLLTAREYFNKDVPLEKYFRNRVAEMWRDADWNWHSKGDNKALYWHWSPRNDFDMNFPVFGYDEALITYIVAASSETHPISKELYENSWVKSGGWKNGKSYYGIRLPLGNYEKGGPLFFEQYTYMGIDPNGLKDDHGIDYAEQVKNHTLINRAYCIENPKKFKGYGANCWGLTAGDSWKGYVAHCPEDDRGVIQPTATLSSFPYTPEYSMQALKHFYYDLGDKIWGPYGFADGFSETHNWYAKTHLAIDQGPIVVMIENYRTGLIWKLFMNCPEIKKGLKDLGFESKYN, from the coding sequence ATGAAACGCAGTATATCAATATTGTTACTTTTTTGCCTGTGCGGCAGCCAGTTATTTGCCCAACGGCAGGCGAAGAAGCCCGTCGTTCATGCTACGATCAAGCCGGTTGGTATTGTCAAAAATATTCCCGATTCGGTTTTGCTGGATATTGTACAGCGGCAGACCTTCCGCTATTTCTGGAATTTCGCGCACCCGGTTAGCGGACTGGCGAGAGAGCGCGACAATACGGTACACGCTGAATATTACTGGGACTATATCAATGAAGCTGATGATGTGCCGAATTTCAGCAAGGGAACATTCGGCCCGGAAGCATGCGCTATCGGGGGAAGCGGTTTCGGCATTATGGCTACGGTGGTTGCGGTGAACCGGGGCTGGATTGGTCGCGATACCGCTTTGAAGCGTTTGGTGAAGATCGTCGATTTTTTAGCAAAGGCCGATTGTTACCACGGCATTTACCCGCACTTTATGAACGGGGTAACAGGCAAGACCATACCTTTTGGCCGCCTCGACGATGGCGCTGATATTGTGGAAACCTCCTACCTGTTTATGGGACTGCTTACCGCAAGAGAGTATTTTAATAAGGACGTTCCGCTTGAGAAATACTTTCGTAACCGCGTTGCAGAAATGTGGCGCGATGCCGACTGGAACTGGCACAGCAAGGGCGACAACAAAGCGCTTTACTGGCACTGGAGCCCCAGGAATGATTTCGACATGAACTTCCCGGTGTTTGGGTACGACGAGGCATTGATCACGTACATTGTTGCTGCTTCATCCGAAACGCACCCGATATCCAAAGAATTATATGAAAACTCGTGGGTGAAAAGTGGCGGCTGGAAGAACGGTAAATCGTACTACGGCATTAGGCTTCCGCTTGGTAATTACGAAAAAGGCGGGCCTTTGTTCTTTGAACAATATACCTACATGGGGATCGACCCGAACGGGTTGAAAGATGACCATGGGATAGATTATGCCGAGCAGGTAAAAAATCATACCCTTATCAATCGAGCTTATTGCATTGAAAATCCAAAGAAATTTAAAGGTTATGGCGCTAATTGCTGGGGCCTTACCGCCGGCGACAGCTGGAAAGGCTACGTGGCCCATTGTCCAGAGGATGACCGCGGGGTAATTCAACCTACTGCAACTTTATCATCGTTCCCCTACACGCCTGAATATTCCATGCAGGCGCTGAAGCATTTCTATTACGACCTGGGCGATAAAATTTGGGGCCCTTACGGCTTTGCCGATGGTTTCAGCGAAACGCATAACTGGTACGCCAAAACTCATTTGGCAATAGACCAGGGGCCAATAGTGGTGATGATAGAGAACTACCGCACCGGGCTGATATGGAAATTGTTTATGAATTGCCCTGAGATAAAAAAAGGGTTGAAGGATTTGGGGTTTGAGAGTAAGTATAATTAA
- a CDS encoding vanadium-dependent haloperoxidase: MKRYLLIFAAAGLFFTSCKKADYQKILHDPTLYSRTVFALNDVVMGNNFTPPVASRNYAYANVAGYEVIAAGDPEHYKSLVGQLNGFKEVAKPGKDEAIDYEYASLLAFCRVGEAVTFPEGSLKFYTDSLHKIAVDHGMPSDMIANSENFAKDVATSILAWSKGDNYSQTRTMSKFAINDSAWRWVPTPPGYFEAVEPHWGEIRTMVMSNAKQYKVPPPPVFNITDKNSQYYKEVMYIKNTGDSLTKDQIHNADFWDDNPQKMNVSGHVMFITKKFSPPGHWLSIVGIGAQTVHADFNTTVCAYAKTSIALFDGFIESWAAKYIYKTVRPETIIDKYFDANWRPHLQTPPFPEYTCGHCTISASAAEALTSVLGDNVAYTDTSELQFGIKNRSFKSFRDAANETAWSRFYGGIHFHNSCVISNKFGRIVGDSVATRLVMKK, from the coding sequence ATGAAACGCTATTTGCTAATTTTTGCCGCAGCCGGTCTGTTTTTTACATCGTGTAAAAAAGCCGATTATCAAAAGATACTGCACGATCCGACGCTTTACAGCCGCACCGTTTTTGCATTGAACGATGTGGTTATGGGTAATAATTTTACACCACCTGTTGCTTCGCGCAATTACGCCTATGCCAATGTAGCAGGTTACGAAGTTATTGCGGCAGGAGATCCCGAGCATTATAAATCGTTGGTAGGACAGCTGAATGGCTTTAAAGAAGTAGCAAAACCGGGTAAGGACGAGGCAATAGATTACGAATATGCATCGCTGCTCGCATTTTGCCGGGTAGGCGAAGCCGTGACTTTCCCCGAAGGAAGTCTGAAGTTTTATACCGACAGCCTGCATAAGATCGCGGTAGATCATGGAATGCCTTCGGATATGATCGCCAATTCTGAAAATTTTGCAAAGGATGTGGCCACATCAATTTTGGCATGGAGCAAGGGTGACAATTATTCCCAAACGCGGACGATGTCTAAATTTGCCATTAATGACTCAGCCTGGCGCTGGGTACCTACCCCGCCGGGATATTTTGAAGCAGTTGAGCCGCACTGGGGCGAAATAAGAACAATGGTAATGAGCAACGCTAAACAATATAAAGTGCCGCCGCCGCCTGTTTTTAACATTACAGACAAAAATAGTCAGTATTATAAGGAGGTGATGTATATTAAAAATACCGGCGACAGTTTAACTAAGGACCAGATACATAACGCTGATTTTTGGGATGATAACCCACAAAAGATGAATGTATCGGGGCACGTGATGTTTATTACCAAAAAGTTTTCGCCGCCAGGGCATTGGCTAAGCATTGTGGGGATAGGGGCACAAACGGTACATGCCGATTTCAATACAACGGTATGCGCCTATGCAAAAACGTCCATTGCATTATTCGATGGATTTATCGAATCGTGGGCGGCAAAATATATCTACAAAACTGTTAGACCCGAGACCATAATCGACAAATATTTCGATGCGAACTGGCGCCCTCACCTGCAAACACCGCCGTTCCCCGAATATACCTGCGGGCACTGTACTATATCTGCGTCGGCGGCAGAAGCGCTCACCAGCGTTTTAGGAGATAATGTAGCTTACACCGATACTTCGGAACTTCAATTTGGTATAAAGAACCGCTCGTTTAAGTCGTTCAGGGACGCCGCAAACGAGACAGCTTGGTCGAGATTTTACGGCGGAATACACTTTCATAACTCATGTGTTATATCAAATAAGTTTGGAAGAATAGTCGGCGACTCGGTAGCGACCAGATTAGTGATGAAGAAGTAG